In a genomic window of Nitrospinota bacterium:
- the galT gene encoding galactose-1-phosphate uridylyltransferase yields MPELRKDPIVNRWVIISSERGKRPQDFSIPKKKNKRASCPFCDGNEEFTPPEILAFRNNSPNSPGWSLRVVPNKYPALINDDHVKPTAEGLYNKMNGIGAHEVVIESPDHNTELELLPPTQITRSLEAFRERVLALKQNELYRYILIFKNQGQPAGASLEHTHTQLIALPIVPEVVNEEIMGCKEHYKKNGRCIYCDIISQELEDGRRVVCKNKHFITLVPYAPRFPFEMWLLPRFHAARFEECSQLDELASILKESLLKMRTALDMPPYNFVFHIAPVGNEHLSYYHWHIEIMPKLTKIAGFEQGTGFHINPTIPEEAARILRETQTSNR; encoded by the coding sequence ATGCCTGAATTGAGAAAAGATCCGATTGTAAACCGTTGGGTCATTATTTCCAGTGAGCGTGGCAAACGTCCGCAAGATTTTTCCATTCCTAAGAAAAAAAACAAGCGGGCCTCCTGCCCTTTTTGTGATGGAAATGAAGAGTTTACTCCTCCTGAAATTCTTGCATTCCGGAATAACTCACCCAATTCCCCGGGCTGGTCATTAAGAGTGGTCCCCAATAAATATCCAGCCCTGATTAATGATGACCATGTTAAACCAACGGCTGAAGGCCTCTACAATAAAATGAACGGAATTGGGGCACATGAAGTAGTGATTGAAAGCCCAGACCACAATACAGAGTTGGAACTATTGCCACCAACTCAAATCACCCGCAGTCTGGAAGCGTTCCGTGAGAGGGTTTTGGCATTAAAACAAAACGAACTGTACCGATACATCCTGATATTTAAAAATCAGGGCCAGCCTGCAGGGGCGAGTCTTGAACATACCCATACACAGTTGATCGCCCTTCCAATTGTACCTGAAGTTGTAAACGAAGAAATTATGGGTTGCAAAGAACATTATAAAAAAAATGGACGTTGCATTTATTGCGATATTATTTCTCAAGAGTTGGAAGATGGAAGAAGAGTCGTATGCAAGAACAAGCACTTCATCACTCTTGTTCCATATGCTCCCAGGTTTCCGTTTGAGATGTGGTTGTTACCCAGGTTCCATGCGGCAAGGTTTGAAGAATGCAGTCAACTTGATGAACTTGCTTCCATCCTGAAAGAAAGCCTCCTGAAAATGCGCACTGCCCTAGATATGCCTCCTTATAATTTTGTTTTCCACATAGCACCCGTTGGCAACGAACACTTAAGTTATTACCACTGGCATATCGAGATCATGCCAAAATTAACCAAAATTGCTGGTTTCGAACAGGGAACAGGGTTCCATATCAACCCAACGATACCTGAAGAAGCCGCCCGAATACTCCGGGAAACACAAACCAGTAATAGATGA
- a CDS encoding response regulator: MKTILVVDDEQNIRFLYKEELEDDGYHVSVAATGEEALKMLDEQLPDLIVLDIKMPGMDGIEVMRKIKDEKGDIPIILCSAYGQYKQDFRVWASDAYVVKSADLRELKLTIREIFNQLTAG, from the coding sequence ATGAAAACTATCCTGGTTGTTGACGACGAACAAAACATCCGATTCCTGTACAAAGAAGAACTTGAAGATGACGGTTATCATGTTTCGGTAGCCGCCACCGGCGAGGAGGCTTTGAAAATGCTGGATGAACAGCTTCCCGACCTCATTGTTCTGGACATAAAAATGCCCGGAATGGATGGAATTGAAGTTATGCGAAAAATTAAAGATGAAAAGGGTGATATCCCAATCATCCTTTGTTCGGCATACGGTCAATATAAGCAGGACTTTAGAGTATGGGCATCCGATGCTTATGTCGTCAAATCGGCAGACTTGAGAGAACTGAAACTCACCATTAGGGAGATTTTCAATCAGCTAACAGCGGGTTGA
- the glgA gene encoding glycogen synthase GlgA has translation MTLKILLVSAEVYPFAKTGGLADVSGALPPALKKLGHDIRVIMPQYPCTENAGRKLQPLKVDLKIPGHGQKGTLFKSELTGKVPIYLVQHNGYFNRKHLYGEPGSDYPDSVERFSFFSRAVLEATKLLDFKPDIIHCNDWHTGLIPVYLKSLYNKDPWFTQTKTLFSIHNLGYQGNFPHSRLKATGLDDSFYHPEGIEFYGQISFLKGGLMFADTLTTVSPAYSEEIQSSEMGCGMEGVLQKRSDRLYGILNGIDETIWNPETDPLIPFNYGPKTLSLKKQCRESLIKKFSLKLDKKTPILCMITRLSEQKGIDLIVEAKNELDKKDISLLILGTGSSKYESFFKNWHREKPDRIATALKFDESLGHLILAGSDMLLMPSLYEPCGLTQMYALKYGTVPIVRSIGGLKNSVQTFNMKTGKGTGFKFRNPQARFFLKSLQKALSCFNQSKTWNQLMLNGMTKDNSWKSAAKKYSRLYHKSLRS, from the coding sequence ATGACACTAAAAATCCTGTTGGTCTCTGCTGAAGTATACCCTTTTGCCAAAACAGGCGGCCTGGCTGATGTGAGTGGCGCTTTGCCACCTGCCCTTAAAAAACTAGGACACGATATTCGAGTCATAATGCCTCAATACCCCTGCACTGAAAATGCGGGACGAAAATTACAACCTCTTAAGGTCGATCTCAAAATCCCCGGGCACGGCCAGAAAGGTACTTTATTCAAATCTGAACTGACAGGCAAAGTCCCTATTTATCTGGTTCAACATAACGGCTACTTTAACCGAAAGCACTTATATGGTGAACCCGGATCGGATTACCCTGACAGCGTGGAACGGTTTTCTTTTTTTTCACGGGCTGTTCTTGAGGCAACCAAGCTTCTCGACTTTAAACCCGATATCATCCATTGTAATGACTGGCATACTGGACTCATACCGGTATATCTTAAGTCACTTTACAATAAAGACCCATGGTTTACTCAAACCAAAACACTATTTTCAATACATAACCTGGGTTATCAGGGTAACTTTCCCCACTCTCGCTTGAAAGCAACAGGGCTGGATGATTCTTTTTATCATCCAGAGGGAATTGAGTTTTATGGACAGATCAGTTTTTTAAAAGGCGGGCTGATGTTTGCCGATACTCTAACCACAGTGAGTCCTGCCTACAGTGAGGAAATCCAATCTTCGGAAATGGGTTGTGGTATGGAAGGGGTCTTGCAGAAACGCTCCGATAGGTTATATGGAATTTTGAACGGTATTGATGAAACGATCTGGAATCCTGAAACAGATCCTTTAATACCCTTCAATTATGGGCCTAAAACCCTGTCCCTAAAAAAACAATGTCGCGAGTCCCTGATAAAAAAGTTTTCACTCAAGCTTGATAAAAAGACCCCCATTCTCTGCATGATCACCCGACTTTCAGAGCAAAAGGGAATCGATTTGATCGTCGAAGCCAAAAACGAACTTGATAAAAAAGATATATCCCTGTTGATACTGGGAACAGGCTCATCCAAATATGAATCCTTTTTTAAAAACTGGCACCGCGAAAAGCCTGACCGTATTGCGACAGCATTGAAGTTTGACGAATCTCTTGGTCATCTTATTTTAGCAGGTAGTGATATGCTTCTAATGCCATCTCTTTATGAACCTTGCGGGCTGACTCAAATGTATGCCTTGAAATACGGAACAGTCCCTATTGTTAGATCAATAGGAGGTTTAAAAAACTCTGTGCAGACTTTCAACATGAAAACGGGAAAGGGAACCGGGTTCAAATTCAGAAATCCACAAGCTAGATTTTTCCTGAAATCTCTGCAAAAAGCATTATCCTGTTTTAACCAGTCGAAAACCTGGAACCAGCTTATGTTAAACGGAATGACAAAAGACAATAGTTGGAAGTCTGCCGCAAAGAAATATTCACGTCTTTATCATAAATCCCTTCGTTCCTGA
- the coaBC gene encoding bifunctional phosphopantothenoylcysteine decarboxylase/phosphopantothenate--cysteine ligase CoaBC, with amino-acid sequence MKKNKIVLGVSASIAAYKSVELVRLLVKAQAEVRVVMSANAGKFVAPLTFEALSGNPVYHTQFDSQNSAEMEHIRVAEKADLLLIAPATASILGKMAQGLADDALSSLYLAFKGSVVVAPAMNEGMWSHPAVKDNIAILKSRGVQFIDPESGELACGVVGPGRLADLPLIVEKVKNYFNQRDDLDGIRFLITAGPTHEAIDPVRFLTNPSSGKMGYAIAEKARERGAEVTLISGPTYLNPPHGVDFKPCKRADEMNNLVQEHLEDCDVLVMSAAVGDFAPERLEKEKIKKQGAEGLVLKLVPTKDILMEVAKRNLSKLVVGFAAESQNLVECAQEKLKKKNLDLIVANDISAPGIGFQSDSNQVTIIDREENIESLPLQSKTEIADLLLDKILASLKQSE; translated from the coding sequence ATGAAAAAAAATAAGATTGTATTGGGTGTTTCGGCCAGCATAGCCGCTTATAAATCTGTGGAATTAGTCCGCCTATTGGTGAAGGCACAGGCGGAGGTGCGTGTTGTGATGAGCGCCAATGCTGGTAAGTTTGTGGCCCCTCTCACATTCGAGGCGCTTTCGGGAAATCCTGTTTACCACACGCAATTTGATTCGCAAAACTCAGCCGAAATGGAGCATATTCGTGTTGCCGAGAAAGCAGACCTGCTTCTCATTGCACCGGCTACGGCTTCGATACTCGGGAAAATGGCGCAGGGTCTCGCTGATGATGCTTTGTCGAGTTTATACCTCGCGTTTAAAGGTTCTGTGGTGGTTGCTCCTGCCATGAATGAAGGGATGTGGAGCCACCCCGCAGTAAAAGACAATATCGCTATCCTCAAATCAAGAGGTGTGCAGTTTATTGACCCTGAATCAGGTGAGCTTGCTTGTGGAGTGGTAGGGCCTGGTCGATTGGCTGACCTTCCTCTTATTGTTGAAAAGGTCAAAAATTATTTTAACCAACGTGATGATCTGGACGGAATTCGGTTTCTGATTACTGCCGGTCCCACCCATGAAGCTATTGACCCGGTAAGATTTCTGACCAACCCCTCTTCAGGAAAGATGGGTTACGCGATTGCTGAAAAAGCCAGGGAAAGAGGCGCGGAGGTGACTCTCATCAGCGGGCCGACTTATTTGAATCCGCCTCATGGAGTGGATTTTAAACCCTGCAAAAGGGCGGATGAAATGAACAACCTGGTTCAGGAGCATCTTGAGGATTGCGATGTTTTGGTCATGTCTGCCGCAGTGGGTGATTTTGCTCCTGAAAGGCTGGAAAAGGAAAAGATAAAAAAGCAGGGCGCAGAGGGACTGGTTCTCAAGCTTGTACCTACCAAAGATATTTTGATGGAAGTTGCCAAAAGGAACTTGAGTAAATTGGTGGTGGGCTTCGCGGCAGAAAGTCAAAACCTGGTGGAGTGCGCTCAGGAAAAACTCAAGAAAAAAAACCTTGACCTCATTGTTGCCAACGATATCAGTGCGCCGGGGATAGGTTTTCAGTCTGACTCAAACCAGGTTACGATCATAGATCGTGAAGAAAATATAGAAAGTTTGCCTCTGCAGTCAAAAACTGAAATTGCAGATCTCCTGCTAGACAAAATCCTTGCCAGTCTCAAACAATCTGAATAA
- a CDS encoding tetratricopeptide repeat protein: MVWMCLDCIQRREHFVWIIIMIILFPVGAFAYFFVVKNRAGGKAGFPSPATPVRKEVETEETLQLKELIGKHHKAYHYEKLGQAYVEQRKFDQAIPQFEEAIQRDPDMLEARYGLAKCLHGLGRYEEAAIALEKLTAIDKKYDYGNAIFGLAESYRLAGNEEKALETYGEVINSFHFFKAYYHYANLLDKKGKKQEAIDYMKSIVGSSKDLPDYKLEKERFWIDEAYKFLRKNGIELA, from the coding sequence ATGGTCTGGATGTGTCTGGACTGTATCCAACGCCGTGAACATTTTGTCTGGATCATCATAATGATCATACTTTTTCCTGTTGGGGCATTTGCTTATTTCTTTGTCGTGAAAAACCGTGCCGGAGGCAAAGCAGGTTTCCCTTCACCTGCCACACCAGTTCGCAAAGAAGTGGAAACAGAGGAAACCCTGCAGCTTAAAGAATTAATAGGAAAACACCATAAAGCCTATCACTATGAAAAGCTGGGGCAGGCCTATGTCGAACAAAGAAAGTTCGACCAGGCTATTCCACAATTTGAAGAAGCCATTCAACGTGATCCGGATATGCTGGAAGCCCGCTATGGTCTTGCTAAATGCCTGCATGGATTAGGCAGATATGAAGAAGCCGCCATAGCCCTGGAAAAACTTACCGCCATTGATAAGAAATATGATTATGGCAATGCCATCTTTGGGCTGGCAGAAAGTTACCGCCTGGCCGGCAACGAAGAAAAAGCTCTGGAAACTTATGGTGAAGTTATAAACTCCTTTCATTTCTTTAAAGCCTATTATCATTATGCAAATTTGCTGGATAAAAAAGGCAAGAAACAAGAAGCCATCGACTACATGAAAAGCATTGTAGGATCCTCCAAAGATCTGCCAGATTACAAACTCGAAAAAGAGCGCTTCTGGATTGACGAGGCTTATAAGTTTTTAAGGAAAAACGGTATTGAGCTGGCTTGA
- a CDS encoding aspartate 1-decarboxylase produces MQRIMLKSKLHRAKVTATEIDYEGSIAIDEDLLDRVGISPLEQVHIYNINTGGRFVTYVISAERGSGTFSINGAAARLAQINDRIIVVAYGMIDTDQEKNNAQIVLLDENNKIVEN; encoded by the coding sequence ATGCAGAGAATTATGCTTAAATCCAAGCTTCACCGTGCCAAAGTAACGGCAACGGAAATTGATTATGAAGGCAGCATCGCCATTGACGAAGACTTGCTGGATAGAGTCGGAATTTCACCTCTGGAGCAAGTACACATTTACAACATTAACACGGGCGGCCGTTTCGTCACCTACGTCATATCCGCTGAACGCGGATCTGGAACTTTTTCCATTAACGGTGCGGCAGCCCGTCTGGCACAGATAAATGATCGCATCATCGTTGTTGCTTATGGTATGATAGATACAGATCAGGAAAAGAATAATGCCCAAATCGTTCTCCTTGACGAGAACAATAAAATCGTTGAAAACTAA
- the panB gene encoding 3-methyl-2-oxobutanoate hydroxymethyltransferase produces the protein MDTRPVTVTDISGRKNSGEKITALTAYDYSFAKLLDATDLDIILVGDSLGMISLGHENTLAVTMQNMIDHTRAVKQGAKRALVVSDMPFMSYQVSVEQAVTNAGRLIQEGEASSVKLEGGARMADRVQAIVRAGIPVMGHIGLTPQSVHQFGGYKVQGKNYLDSRQIKQDARDLQNAGIFALVLEGIPGELAEEITAELKIPTIGIGAGVKCDGQILVLHDLLGLNQDFVPKFVKQYANLADLMKNAVAEYIDDVRSKAFPGQEHTYLSKQGNLKQVKNGS, from the coding sequence ATGGATACAAGGCCTGTCACTGTCACAGATATATCTGGAAGAAAAAACTCAGGGGAAAAAATCACTGCCCTGACTGCCTACGACTACAGTTTTGCCAAACTTCTTGATGCAACGGATTTAGACATCATCCTTGTGGGAGATTCCCTGGGAATGATTTCACTCGGTCATGAAAACACTCTCGCGGTGACAATGCAGAATATGATTGACCATACCCGTGCCGTCAAACAGGGTGCCAAACGTGCTTTGGTAGTGAGTGACATGCCTTTCATGTCCTACCAGGTTTCAGTCGAACAAGCTGTAACCAATGCCGGCCGCCTGATACAAGAGGGAGAAGCTTCTTCCGTAAAACTCGAAGGAGGAGCCCGCATGGCAGACAGAGTGCAGGCGATTGTCAGGGCTGGAATCCCGGTCATGGGGCACATTGGCTTGACTCCTCAATCTGTCCATCAGTTTGGCGGCTATAAAGTGCAAGGGAAAAACTATCTGGATTCCCGGCAAATTAAACAGGACGCGCGCGATCTGCAAAATGCGGGAATATTCGCTCTGGTGCTTGAAGGCATACCCGGTGAACTTGCAGAAGAAATCACAGCAGAACTGAAAATACCGACTATAGGTATTGGAGCGGGTGTGAAATGTGACGGGCAAATTCTTGTGCTGCATGATCTTCTTGGGCTAAACCAGGACTTTGTCCCCAAGTTCGTTAAACAATATGCCAATTTGGCGGACCTCATGAAAAATGCTGTCGCAGAATATATAGATGATGTCAGGTCCAAAGCTTTTCCCGGGCAGGAACATACCTACCTTTCAAAACAAGGCAATCTCAAGCAGGTAAAAAATGGAAGCTGA
- a CDS encoding helix-turn-helix transcriptional regulator: MTILSENLKTLRKKLNCTQMALSEVLEIGFRTYVRYEAGERDAPVSVMIKLAKLGNVSLDRLLTTKINPEDLDTPDQ, translated from the coding sequence ATGACAATTCTTTCTGAAAATTTAAAGACTCTCAGAAAAAAACTCAACTGCACCCAGATGGCCCTTTCAGAAGTTCTGGAAATAGGGTTCAGAACTTATGTCCGCTATGAAGCTGGAGAAAGAGATGCTCCGGTTTCAGTCATGATTAAACTTGCCAAACTGGGAAATGTGTCGTTGGACAGGTTATTAACGACCAAAATCAACCCCGAAGATTTAGACACTCCAGATCAGGA
- a CDS encoding deoxynucleoside kinase, whose product MTHQAIEPRFIAVEGAIGAGKTSLVSLLEKQYGARVILEENDSNPFISKFYEDQETYSFQTQIFFLLSRYNQYMELAQRDLFNSVVVIDYLFQRDKIFAQLNLEDHEYRLYEQIFNLIGPKAPKPDLVIFLQASTDVLMERVAKRGRDYEAFMDPDYLDSVNKAFNNFFFYYSETPLLVINTNEIDFVEKKCDLEELINKVNNHRIGREYYNPLGS is encoded by the coding sequence ATGACCCATCAAGCTATCGAGCCTAGATTCATTGCTGTTGAAGGTGCCATAGGCGCGGGCAAAACATCCCTGGTCAGTCTACTTGAAAAGCAATATGGCGCCCGAGTGATTCTGGAAGAAAACGATTCCAATCCCTTTATCTCTAAATTTTATGAGGATCAGGAGACCTACTCTTTTCAGACCCAGATTTTTTTTTTACTGAGCCGGTACAACCAGTATATGGAACTGGCACAAAGAGACCTGTTCAACTCAGTGGTTGTTATCGACTATTTGTTTCAAAGGGATAAAATCTTCGCCCAGCTGAACCTGGAAGATCACGAATACCGCTTATATGAGCAGATCTTCAATCTCATAGGACCCAAAGCCCCGAAACCAGATTTAGTCATTTTTTTGCAGGCCAGTACTGATGTTTTAATGGAAAGAGTTGCCAAGCGAGGACGCGATTATGAAGCGTTTATGGATCCCGATTACCTCGATTCGGTAAACAAGGCATTCAATAATTTCTTTTTTTATTACTCTGAAACACCGCTTTTGGTCATAAATACCAATGAGATCGACTTTGTTGAAAAAAAATGTGACCTTGAAGAGTTGATAAACAAGGTTAATAACCATAGAATAGGTAGAGAATATTATAACCCGCTTGGATCCTAA
- a CDS encoding formylglycine-generating enzyme family protein has protein sequence MVLIPAGKSQMGSRKSLLELKPHDLFNTDRHTLGPENPAHEVYLDAFYIDIYEVTNAKYRKFVDDTGARKPMGWSRDKFKNDQQPVVGVSWKEAVAYCKWSGKRLPTEAEWEKAGRGKRPIKYPWGDSPPDSEK, from the coding sequence ATGGTATTAATCCCTGCGGGAAAATCGCAAATGGGGAGCAGGAAATCCCTTTTGGAACTCAAACCCCATGATTTATTCAATACCGATCGGCACACCCTGGGGCCGGAAAACCCGGCCCATGAAGTCTATCTCGATGCCTTCTACATAGATATATATGAAGTGACCAATGCTAAGTACAGAAAATTTGTGGACGATACCGGCGCCCGGAAACCAATGGGTTGGAGCAGGGACAAGTTCAAGAATGACCAACAACCTGTAGTCGGAGTTTCCTGGAAAGAAGCCGTTGCCTATTGCAAGTGGAGCGGGAAAAGACTCCCCACAGAAGCAGAATGGGAAAAAGCCGGCAGAGGCAAACGTCCTATCAAATACCCCTGGGGAGATTCACCCCCTGACTCAGAAAAGC
- a CDS encoding pantoate--beta-alanine ligase, giving the protein MKEVSSVSEMKKIAKSFRERNLTVGLVPTMGCLHEGHLSLVKQSIQSCDRTIVSIFVNPTQFGPNEDLDTYPRQLQADSEILEEVGVDVLFHPTSEEMYPENYNTYVEVEGITEHLCGRSRPDLFRGVSTVVLKLFNIVQPHNAFFGEKDWQQLAVIESLVKDLNLDVVIKRVPIVRESDGLAMSSRNRYLSPRERQTALSLSRTLKQAKDAIRQGTKSVKAIESLIHQSLIKEKELVIDYISICDPVNFVKKEKICDTTLIALAVKIGSSRLIDNCIIEEY; this is encoded by the coding sequence TTGAAGGAAGTATCTTCCGTTTCTGAAATGAAAAAAATTGCAAAATCATTTCGGGAAAGAAATCTGACCGTAGGATTAGTGCCGACCATGGGGTGCCTCCACGAAGGTCATTTGAGCCTGGTTAAACAATCCATACAAAGCTGTGATCGAACCATAGTCAGTATTTTTGTCAATCCCACTCAATTCGGGCCCAACGAAGACCTGGATACCTATCCACGCCAGTTGCAAGCCGATAGCGAGATACTGGAAGAAGTTGGTGTAGACGTTCTATTTCACCCAACCAGCGAAGAGATGTATCCTGAAAACTACAACACATATGTAGAGGTTGAAGGTATCACGGAACACTTATGCGGCAGAAGTCGCCCTGACCTTTTTAGAGGTGTGAGCACTGTTGTACTAAAACTGTTTAACATCGTACAACCTCATAATGCTTTCTTTGGGGAAAAAGACTGGCAACAGCTTGCCGTTATCGAGAGTCTAGTGAAAGATTTAAACCTTGATGTTGTAATCAAACGTGTCCCCATTGTAAGAGAATCTGATGGACTGGCAATGAGTTCCAGGAACCGCTATCTATCACCCCGGGAAAGACAAACGGCATTGTCTTTATCTCGCACTCTTAAGCAGGCAAAGGATGCAATCCGACAGGGAACCAAATCGGTAAAAGCAATCGAAAGTTTAATTCACCAATCCCTGATCAAAGAGAAAGAGTTAGTAATTGACTATATATCCATTTGTGATCCCGTAAACTTTGTAAAAAAGGAAAAAATCTGTGACACAACATTGATCGCCCTGGCAGTGAAGATCGGTTCGTCACGTCTTATTGATAATTGCATTATCGAGGAATACTGA
- a CDS encoding formylglycine-generating enzyme family protein: EAVAYCKWSGKRLPTEAEWEKAGRGKRPIKYPWGDSPPDSEKLNYNEEKMHTTPVGSYENGKSDYGVYDLSGNAAEWVHDWHFPEYYLFSPKENPPGPEKGQYKVIRGGNWRNTAEYVDLTYRNATTPRIRNTGVGFRCAKSAKE; this comes from the coding sequence AGAAGCCGTTGCCTATTGCAAGTGGAGCGGGAAAAGACTCCCCACAGAAGCAGAATGGGAAAAAGCCGGCAGAGGCAAACGTCCTATCAAATACCCCTGGGGAGATTCACCCCCTGACTCAGAAAAGCTGAATTACAATGAAGAAAAAATGCATACAACTCCTGTCGGCTCTTATGAAAATGGAAAGTCTGATTATGGTGTCTACGATCTTTCTGGAAACGCGGCCGAATGGGTTCATGACTGGCATTTTCCAGAGTACTATCTGTTTTCACCTAAAGAAAACCCACCTGGTCCTGAAAAGGGGCAATACAAAGTCATTCGCGGGGGAAACTGGAGAAATACAGCCGAGTATGTTGACCTGACTTACCGCAATGCAACCACACCACGCATAAGGAATACGGGAGTTGGATTCCGTTGCGCTAAAAGCGCAAAGGAGTAA
- a CDS encoding GAF domain-containing protein: MTESNLGLEILQEVTRIANSTLDLDETLEKIILVIKNKMHMDACAIYLINESDGLLHLKASMDLPKKAKHINLEMGQGVTGWVAQHGTSLALSEAMQDPRFVYFPEIEEEKFSSMLSVPILADCPPLGVINVHSIETRTFSLEETSVLETIAGQVTGCLKNAMQFHQNQMTLKETRILYEISLAVQSTLKLEHGLWIILSAITMGEAGGFNRAMLFTLDEKNNLLQGIMGLGPDSHEDAVRIWTELDKKKGDLLQWAIREAQHDLHRDSNFHNFVCGLRYAIAPNDNILSETVLQKKPFNITKAKEHPLVSQEFYDALGVDSFATVPLIAHEEVLGVILVDNRYDQKPITEENLRFLTRFTVYASWVIENSRLFSKLLDTNRELLSMKEQLVQAERLSALGEMAAEVAHEIKNPLVSIGGFARRLKDKMTDLSQKWEDNKDLKSASKYSEIISSETDRLERLLKNTLIYSKSGALETEKSQLNKLVEEALYLFKAGLYEKNINLVTHLESNLPLLDLDQQKIKQVLINLFYNALESLSLGGLLKVETFLEEYAQKQKMITVRVEDTGGGIPQEVFENIFNPFFTTKHSGTGLGLSICRKIIENHGGTIRVENQLGKGVTVYLHLPLQNPPDYYKN, from the coding sequence ATGACAGAAAGTAATCTTGGTCTGGAAATTCTTCAGGAAGTTACCCGGATAGCTAACTCCACTCTCGATCTGGATGAAACCCTGGAGAAAATCATTCTGGTCATTAAAAATAAAATGCATATGGATGCGTGTGCCATTTACCTGATCAATGAATCAGATGGACTTCTTCATTTAAAAGCATCCATGGACCTTCCCAAAAAAGCCAAGCACATTAACCTTGAAATGGGACAGGGTGTAACAGGCTGGGTTGCACAGCATGGGACTTCTCTAGCCTTAAGCGAAGCCATGCAAGATCCGCGGTTTGTCTATTTCCCGGAAATCGAAGAAGAAAAATTCAGTTCAATGCTTTCAGTACCAATTCTTGCTGATTGCCCTCCTCTGGGTGTCATCAATGTTCACAGCATTGAAACCAGAACGTTCAGTCTGGAAGAAACTTCTGTTCTGGAAACAATTGCAGGCCAAGTCACAGGGTGTTTAAAAAATGCCATGCAATTCCACCAGAACCAGATGACTTTAAAAGAAACCCGGATACTTTACGAAATCAGCCTGGCGGTTCAATCCACCCTGAAGCTGGAGCACGGGTTGTGGATCATACTAAGCGCAATCACCATGGGAGAAGCAGGTGGGTTCAACCGTGCCATGTTATTCACTCTTGATGAAAAAAATAATCTGCTTCAAGGAATTATGGGATTGGGCCCTGATTCTCACGAAGATGCTGTAAGAATTTGGACCGAACTGGATAAAAAAAAGGGCGATTTATTACAATGGGCTATCCGGGAAGCCCAGCATGACTTGCATAGAGATTCCAATTTCCACAATTTTGTTTGCGGATTACGTTATGCAATAGCTCCGAACGATAATATTCTTTCTGAAACAGTGTTGCAGAAAAAACCGTTTAATATTACTAAAGCCAAAGAACACCCATTAGTCAGCCAGGAGTTCTATGATGCATTAGGAGTAGACTCATTCGCAACGGTTCCACTAATCGCGCATGAAGAAGTTCTTGGGGTCATTTTAGTAGATAACCGCTATGACCAGAAACCCATAACTGAAGAAAACCTCCGCTTCCTTACACGTTTTACGGTTTATGCCAGTTGGGTGATCGAAAACTCAAGGCTTTTCTCCAAACTTTTAGACACCAACCGTGAACTCCTGTCAATGAAAGAACAACTGGTCCAGGCAGAAAGGCTGTCTGCACTCGGAGAAATGGCCGCAGAAGTGGCCCATGAAATTAAAAATCCCCTGGTTTCTATTGGAGGTTTCGCCAGAAGACTAAAAGATAAAATGACGGACCTTAGTCAAAAGTGGGAGGATAATAAGGATTTAAAATCAGCTTCCAAATATTCTGAAATAATTTCCAGCGAAACAGACCGTCTCGAAAGATTACTTAAAAACACTTTAATCTATTCCAAGTCCGGGGCGCTTGAAACAGAAAAAAGCCAGCTTAACAAGTTGGTAGAAGAAGCCCTATATCTGTTCAAAGCGGGTCTCTATGAAAAAAACATCAATCTGGTAACTCATCTAGAGTCAAATCTTCCCCTATTGGATCTTGACCAACAGAAAATCAAACAAGTTCTCATAAACCTGTTCTACAATGCTTTGGAGTCCCTATCTCTAGGTGGTCTTTTGAAAGTTGAAACTTTCCTGGAGGAATATGCCCAGAAGCAGAAAATGATTACAGTACGGGTTGAAGATACGGGCGGCGGCATTCCCCAGGAAGTATTTGAGAACATTTTCAATCCTTTTTTCACCACTAAGCATTCTGGCACTGGCCTGGGACTTTCCATCTGCCGGAAAATCATAGAGAATCATGGGGGGACTATCAGGGTGGAAAACCAATTAGGTAAAGGGGTTACCGTCTACCTCCATTTACCGTTGCAAAACCCTCCCGATTATTATAAAAACTAA